GTAAATATCTGGTAAAGACCAATATGTATCCGGGTCAGGAAAAAGTACTGATTAAAAATTTTCTCAAACTTCGCTTTGAAGAAAATAATGGCTTTGCTTTTGGGCTTGAGTTTACCGACCTTTTTGCAAAACTTCATATTTCCGTTACCCCCGAATCTGGTAAACTTTTTTTATCGTTTTTTTCCATTTTTGCTGTGCTGGCGCTGGGCATGCTCATGTTGCGGTTTTCTGATCATCGCTCGCCGTTACCCACAGTATTGGCTGTGATTTTTGGGGGTGCACTCGGCAATATTATCGACCGCACCTTTTATGGGTGGATTTTTTCATCTATCAATTTCTACGAAGGCGGTTTTTTTCACGGCAGGGTAGTGGACATGATTTTTTTTGACCCGGGAAATCAAGCTACTTTTATGCCGATTTTTAATCTGGCAGACCTGGCCATCTCGTTTGGAATTCTGATTATTCTCATCTTTCAAGGAAGATTTTCCAGAATCCACGAACAAGCGCTTGTAAAAAGTTGACCTCTTACAAAAAAATATTATCTTCACGGGTGCTACTGAAAATTGTCTAAATATCTGGCAGTACATGGAAAACTGGAGAAATTATAAAAAGATTATTATCCCTGATACACCCAATCTTCATGAGATTTCGGTATATGAGAAGGAAGCGAATGGCTATAATGCACTGAGGTCAGTTTTGACTTCAGACAAATGGTCCAGAAAGGCTGTAGTCGATGAAGTTAAAAAGGCAAATATCAGGGGCCGCGGAGGTGCTGGTTTTAATGCCGGGCTGAAATGGTCTTTTATGCCTCCCAAAAAAGAGGGAGTTCCCCGTTATCTCGCCTGCAATGGTGACGAATCGGAGCCAGGTACACACAAAGACCGCCGCATTTTTGAATATAATCCACACCTTTTCATCGAAGGCGCCATTATTGCCTGCTATGCCATGGAAATGGATGCCGCGTATGTGTATGTTCGCGGTGAATATGCAGATTGGATCGATATGCTCCAGGCTGCAGTTGACCAGGCTTATGCAAAAGGTTATGCCGGGAAAAATATTATGGGCACAGGCCATAATATTGATGTATTTGTCCACAAAGGTGCTGGTGCTTATATCTGTGGAGAGGAAACTTCCCTTATGGAATCACTGGAAGGCAAAAGACCTTACCCTCGGTCCAAACCACCATTCCCTGCACAGTTTGGGCTTTGGGGAAAACCAACTACGATCAATAATGTAGAAACACTGTCCCACGTACCGCATGTGATCAATAACAGCGCGGACTGGTATTTGTCTATTGGTACTCCGACATTTCCTGGCCCAATGTTGTATGGACTTGCCGGACATATCAATCGCCCGGGCATGTATGAGTTTCCGTCAGGAATGCTGATTACTGACTTGATTTATAAAGTTGGTGGCGGTATTCGCGGTGGAAAAAAATTAAAAGCAGTGGTCCCCGGCGGATCTTCCGTTCCGATTCTTACTGCTGATATGATTGAAGGAATTACCATGGACGCAGACTCGCTGCGTACGGTTGGAACTTTTGTCGGAACAGGCGGTATGTGTGTACTCGATGAAGATACAGACATCGTCAAGTTCCTCATCCGGATCGCTAAGTTTTACGACCACGAATCCTGTGGACAGTGTACCCCCTGTCGCGAAGGTACAGGCTGGTTTGTAAAAATGCTCAAGAAAATAGACTCAGGCGAAGGAAACATGCGCGACCTGGATACTTTACTCGAATTGTGCGACAATATGGAAGGCAGAACAGTGTGTGCACTGGCTGATGCAGCTGCATGGCCTGTGAGAAACACCATCAACCGATTCCGTGCAGATTTTGAAGCTAAAATTACTTCCAACGTTTATACTGTTGCATAATCATTCTTTTGTAGCTAATTAATTTGAACATAAAAAAATCCCCGATCCTATGGATTGGGGATTTTTTTATAATCGTATTTGATCTTATGATCTTTTTTCAAAAACAAAACATCCATCAGGTCCTGAAAGGAGCCTGTCGCATGTTATTATGCCAGGGAATTATTCCTCAGCTTTTGCTTCCATTACCTGACGACCACGGTAAAACCCGCTTTCGAGGCTTACCCGGTGATAGAGGGTAGCTTCCCCACTTTCAGGATCAAGATAATAGGATTTAGGCGTCAGTTTGTGATGCGTGCGCCGCTTATCCCTGCGGGTTTTCGATACTTTTCGTTTAGGATGAGCCATTTTCTATTCTGATTATATGTTCTTTATTCTGTTTACGCTTTTACTCTTCGTCCATTTGTTTCCGGATATTTTTTAGCGCATCCCAACGGGGATCTGCTGTTCCTGTGTTTTCGATATCTTCCTCCTCATCTGAATCATCTTCCCACGAATCCTCATCTTCTTCGTCCAGATCAAAATCATCCATATCGAACTCAAAGTCGTCATCAAAATCTTCTTCCAGTTCAAACTCCTCATCTTCCATATCAGACTCTTCATCAGGATCAATGCCCAGCAATGCCAGGACTTCCGGAGCACAAATGTGAACATCTTTCGGCGGAACTCTGCGAATCGGCACCGACATATTGATAAAGTCGTAGATTTCCTGAACCAGCACCAGCTCCGGCTCCATCCTGTCCACGTGCAATACTTCCGTACCTTCAAAATTCATATCCTTATCAAAGGAATAGATGATTCTGTATTGCTCTGCAAAACTATGATCGTAAGGTTGCGTACAACGGTCGCACTCCAATACCATCTTTCCTGAGAAATTAAATTTCACATCCAGATGTGTATTATATCTGACGATCTCCAGCTTTAAGGCAATATCACCATCCCGGATCAACGAATACTCCAATTGATCAAAAAAGCTCCTGCCAATTTCAAAAAACAATTCGTGATTACCATTGCTCAATCGGGCAACATTTATTGAGTAATCACGCTCAAACGCCCTTTTATTTCCCATAGGTTTGCGTTTCGGATTGCAAAGATAGATAAAATTAGAATAACTAAAAACTAACTCCTAAAGTCATTTCAGGATAATCTGCCACTGCATAGTGTGTTTTTAGATAAATTCCTGAAAAAACATTCATCCGGGGGCTATTTTGTGGTTTAAAAAAGTACCATTGTGGTCCAAGTTTGATCCCAAAATAATTTTTCCCTTCAAATGGCCGGTCCACATATAAAAACACCTGCGTAACCAACCCTACCTGACCAAATATAAATTCATGTCCGATATATACGCTCTGACGGAGAAAAGGTGGGTATTGTTCTGAAGGTATATCCTGATTCATAATAAAACTTTTGATAGCCT
The DNA window shown above is from Bacteroidia bacterium and carries:
- the nuoF gene encoding NADH-quinone oxidoreductase subunit NuoF; its protein translation is MENWRNYKKIIIPDTPNLHEISVYEKEANGYNALRSVLTSDKWSRKAVVDEVKKANIRGRGGAGFNAGLKWSFMPPKKEGVPRYLACNGDESEPGTHKDRRIFEYNPHLFIEGAIIACYAMEMDAAYVYVRGEYADWIDMLQAAVDQAYAKGYAGKNIMGTGHNIDVFVHKGAGAYICGEETSLMESLEGKRPYPRSKPPFPAQFGLWGKPTTINNVETLSHVPHVINNSADWYLSIGTPTFPGPMLYGLAGHINRPGMYEFPSGMLITDLIYKVGGGIRGGKKLKAVVPGGSSVPILTADMIEGITMDADSLRTVGTFVGTGGMCVLDEDTDIVKFLIRIAKFYDHESCGQCTPCREGTGWFVKMLKKIDSGEGNMRDLDTLLELCDNMEGRTVCALADAAAWPVRNTINRFRADFEAKITSNVYTVA
- a CDS encoding signal peptidase II; its protein translation is MKHSRYFLITLLVVLTDQLSKYLVKTNMYPGQEKVLIKNFLKLRFEENNGFAFGLEFTDLFAKLHISVTPESGKLFLSFFSIFAVLALGMLMLRFSDHRSPLPTVLAVIFGGALGNIIDRTFYGWIFSSINFYEGGFFHGRVVDMIFFDPGNQATFMPIFNLADLAISFGILIILIFQGRFSRIHEQALVKS
- the rpmF gene encoding 50S ribosomal protein L32; its protein translation is MAHPKRKVSKTRRDKRRTHHKLTPKSYYLDPESGEATLYHRVSLESGFYRGRQVMEAKAEE
- a CDS encoding DUF177 domain-containing protein — translated: MGNKRAFERDYSINVARLSNGNHELFFEIGRSFFDQLEYSLIRDGDIALKLEIVRYNTHLDVKFNFSGKMVLECDRCTQPYDHSFAEQYRIIYSFDKDMNFEGTEVLHVDRMEPELVLVQEIYDFINMSVPIRRVPPKDVHICAPEVLALLGIDPDEESDMEDEEFELEEDFDDDFEFDMDDFDLDEEDEDSWEDDSDEEEDIENTGTADPRWDALKNIRKQMDEE